In Chitinophaga oryzae, the sequence ATGGCACTGGACCTGCAGCCCGGTGACGAAGTGATTACCCCTTCCTTTACTTTTATCGCTACCGCCGAAGTGATCGCCCTGTTGCAGCTGAAGCCTGTATTCGTGGACGTGGACCCGCAGACTTACTGTCTCGATGTGGCGGCAGTGGAAAAAGCCATCACCCCTAAAACAAAAGCGATCGTACCAGTACATCTTTACGGTCATGTGGCAGACATGGAACCGCTGATGGCGGTGGCAGCCAAACATAACCTGTACGTGATCGAAGATAACGCACAGGCCATCGGCGGCAACTATACTTTTGCAGACGGCAGCGTGAAGAAAGCCGGCACCATTGGCCATATCGGCTGCACCTCTTTCTTCCCTTCCAAAAACCTGGGATGCTATGGCGACGGCGGCGCCCTGTTCACCAACGACGATGCGCTGGCGGCCAAAATCAGGATGGTGGCCAACCATGGCCAGTCAGCCCGTTACTATCACGATGTGGTAGGGGTCAACTCCCGCCTCGACTCCGTACAGGCAGCCGTATTGCGTATCAAACTGCCGCTGCTGGATGAATACATCAATGCCCGCAGAGCCGTGGCAGACGCCTACGACGCCGCTTTTGCCGATATGCCGCAGGTCACCACACCTTACCGCGCCCCCAACAGCTACCATGTGTTTCATCAATATACCCTCCAACTGAATGGCGCAGACAGAAACAAGCTGCAGGAATACCTGGCAACAAAGCAGGTGCCTGCCATGATCTATTACCCTGTGCCGGCTCACCGCCAGAAGATGTTCGAGCATTTTGGCGGCGCAGCCTTTGACTTACCCGTAACCGATAATCTCACCACCAGGGTGATTTCCTTGCCGATACACACTGAAATGGACAAAGATCAGTTAGATCACATTATTCATTCTATCAAATCATTTCTAAACAATTCCCCAGCATGAAGATTACAGTAGTAGGCACTGGTTACGTAGGACTGGTAACCGGTACCTGTTTCGCAGAAACAGGAAATGATGTTACCTGCGTAGATATCGATGTCAACAAAGTAACAAAGCTTTCTTCCGGTCAGATCACTATTTATGAGCCCGGACTGGAAAAACTGTTTGAACGTAACCTCAAGGAAGAACGTTTATTTTTTACCACCAGCCTGGAAGAAGGCATCCGTGATGCAGAAGTTATTTTTCTGGCATTACCAACACCTCCTGGCGCGGATGGCGCTGCCGACCTGTCTTTTGTACTGAAAGTGGCAGAACAGCTGGGTAAACTGATGACCGATTACAAGGTAATCGTAGATAAAAGCACCGTGCCTGTAGGTACCGCTGAAAAAGTAACGGCGGCTATCGCTAAAAACTGTAAATCGCCTTTTGACGTAGTGTCCAACCCGGAATTTCTGCGGGAAGGTGTGGCTGTTGACGATTTTATGAAACCCGACCGTGTGGTTATCGGCACTAATTCCGAACGGGCTCGCAAAGTTATGGGTGAGCTCTATGCCCCTTTTGTAAGGCAGGGCAACCCGATCATATATATGGATGAAAAATCCGCCGAGCTGACCAAATACGCCGCCAACTCTTTCCTCGCCACTAAAATCTCTTTTATGAATGAGATAGCCGTGCTGTGTGAAAAACTGGGGGCCGACGTAGACATGGTCCGCAGGGGTATCGGCAGCGACGACCGCATCGGAAAACGGTTCCTGTTTCCCGGTATCGGTTACGGCGGCAGCTGTTTCCCGAAAGACGTGCAGGCTCTGGTAAAATCGTCTGAAGACGTCAACTACGACTTCCGTATACTGAACGCCGTGATGGATGTTAACGAAAAACAGAAACTGTTTCTGTTGCCCAAAATAAAAGCCTATTTTAACGATGACCTGAAAGGCAAACACTTCGCTTTATGGGGACTGGCCTTCAAGCCCAACACAGACGATATCCGGGAAGCGCCTGCCTTGTACATCATCGATGCACTGCTGGCTGCCGGCGCCACGATTACGGTGTTTGACCCCGAAGCCATGGAAAATGTTAAACAGATCGTAGGCGATAAAATAACTTATGCAGAGCACCAGTACACCTGCCTTGAGCAGGCGGACGCACTGATCATCGCCACAGAATGGAGCGTGTTCAGGACACCGGATTTCCACAAAATCTCCGCTGCCCTGAAACACAAAGCGATTTTCGACGGCCGTAATCTTTTTGAAGTAGCGCGCATGAGAGAAATGGGATACCATTATGAGAGCGTTGGTCGCGCTGCCATCGCTTAACCGATCATTACATACCTTTAATAAATGGAAAAAAAGAGAATCCTCATAGCCGGCGCAGCCGGCTTCCTGGGCTCGCATCTCTGCGATCGCTTCATTAAGGAAGGCTTTCATGTGATTGCCATGGACAACCTCCTCACCGGGAATATCAAAAATATAGAACACCTGTTTCCCCTACAGGACTTTGAATACTATCATCACGACGTTACCAAATTTGTCCATGTTCCGGGAAAACTGGATTATATCCTGAATTTCGCATCGCCGGCCAGCCCGATCGACTACCTGAAAATGCCGATCCAGACCCTGAAGGTAGGATCGCTGGGTACACATAACCTGCTGGGGTTGGCTAAGGAAAAGAAAGCCCGCATCCTTGTGGCTTCCACTTCCGAAGTATATGGCGATCCCAATGTACATCCGCAAACAGAGGAATACTGGGGTAATGTAAACCCTGTAGGCCCGCGCGGTGTATATGACGAGGCTAAAAGATTCCTGGAGTCCATTACAATGGCCTATCATAATTTCCATGGCGTGGAAACCCGGATCGTCCGTATCTTTAATACCTACGGCCCACGCATGCGCCTCAATGACGGCCGCGCTTTACCGGCCTTTATGAGCCAGGCGCTGAGCGGGCAGGACCTGACAGTGTTTGGCGACGGCAAACAAACCCGTTCCTTCTGTTATGTAGACGATCTCATCGAAGGCATTTACCGCCTGCTGCTGAGCGACTACCATCTGCCGGTAAACATCGGGAACCCGGAAGAGATCACGCTCAACCAGTTTGCGGAAGAAATTATTGCACTGACAGGCTCCAAACAGAAGATCGTTTATCATCCGTTACCAAAAGACGATCCGAAACAACGGCAGCCGGACATCACCAAAGCCCGGACCCTGCTGGGCTGGGAACCGAAGGTAGGCAGACAGGAAGGCCTGAAGATCACCTTCGAATATTTCAAACAGGCATTATTAAAATAAGAAAACAACTATTCATCATTCCATGAAACGAAGCATACTAATTACAGGTGGAGCAGGCTTCATCGGTTCACATGTAGTCAGATTATTTGTTACAAAGTATCCCGACTACCAGATCGTGAACCTGGATGCGCTGACCTATGCCGGTAATCTCGAAAACCTGCTGGATGTTAAAGATCTCCCTAATTATATTTTTGAAAAGGGAGATATTACAGACGAAGCCTTTATCGATCAGCTTTTCGGGAAGTACCAGTTTGATGGTGTGATACATCTCGCTGCAGAAAGCCATGTGGACCGTTCTATTATGGACCCGCTGGCTTTCATCAAAACCAATGTGCTGGGGACGGCCGTATTATTGAACATCGCCCGTAAATACTGGAAAGACAACATGGAAAACAAACTGTTTTATCATGTGTCTACCGACGAGGTGTACGGTTCGCTTGGCGAGGAAGGACTTTTCCATGAAACGACTGCTTACGATCCGCGTTCGCCGTATTCAGCCTCCAAGGCCAGCTCCGATCACTTTGTGATGGCATATTATCACACTTATCATCTCCCGGCCATTATCTCCAACTGTTCCAATAACTACGGGTCACATCATTTTCCGGAGAAACTGATCCCGCTGGCCATCCATAATATCAAAAACAATAAGCCGGTGCCCGTATATGGTAAAGGAGAGAATGTTCGCGACTGGTTGTATGTCAACGACCATGCCCGCGCCATCGATACCATCTTCCACAAGGGAAGGATCGGCGAAACCTACAACATCGGCGGTTTCAACGAATGGAAAAATATTGACCTGATACAGCTGCTGTGCCGTATCATGGACAAAAAACTGGGCCGCCCCGAAGGTACCTCCGCCCAGCTGATCACCTATGTGAAAGACCGCGCCGGCCACGACCTGCGCTATGCCATTGATGCCACCAAGCTCAACAAGGAACTGGGTTGGGAACCATCCCTTCAGTTTGAAGAAGGACTGGAGAAAACGGTAGATTGGTATCTTGCCAACGAAGAATGGCTGCAGCACGTCACCAGCGGCAATTATCAGAAATACTATCAGGAGCAGTATCAAAAGCGATAATTACAGTTATGCCTTTTACAGAAACCGGCTTTCCCGGATTAATCATATATGAGCCGCCTGTCTTCGGAGATCACCGTGGATATTTTTTCGAAAGCTACAACGCCAACACATTCCTTGCCGCTGGCCTGGAGTATAATTTCGTACAGGACAATCAGGCACGCTCTACCTACGGCGTACTGAGAGGTTTGCACTATCAGCTCGAACCACATGCCCAGACCAAGCTGATCAGGGTGCTGGAGGGCAGCATTATGGACGCCGTGGTAGACTTGCGGACAGGTTCTCCAACTTATGGTAAATCCTATGCAATAGAACTGAGCGCGGCCAACAAACTCCAGCTACTGGTACCAAAAGGTTTCGCCCATGGTTATGCCGTTATCAGTGATACTGCTGAGGTGATGTACAAATGTGATAACTTTTATCATAAAAGCAGTGAAGGCGGAATTATCTATAATGATCCGGCACTGAACATCAACTGGGGCATTGACCTGGAGAAGGCACTGGTATCAGAAAAAGACCTCCTGCTGCCTAAACTGGCGGACGTTACCCATAATTTTGTCTTTTAACAGCAGCTATTTGCCATGAAAAATATTCTTGTTACCGGCGGACACGGCCAACTGGGACAGTCCCTGAAAAAAGCGGCCGAAGCCTATCCTCAGTTCCACCTGCATTTTACCGATGCCGGCGAACTGGATATCACTGATACGGAATCGATAGCCGCCTGGTTCAGCACTCACCAGGCAGACGCCTGTATTAACTGTGCCGCCTATACGGCAGTGGACAAAGCAGAATCCGACGAAGACAATGCTTTCCTGCTCAACTTCCAGGCGGTGCTGGCACTGGCGGAAGCCTGCGCCCGGCACAACACGCAGCTGATACACATTTCCACCGATTATGTGTTCAGCGGAAAACAGAACGTTCCCTATACAGAAACAGACGATACCGACCCGCAGAGCATCTACGGCGCCTCCAAACTGCGCGGAGAAGCCGCGGCCACCGGGTACAATCCCGATACCATCGTGGTACGTACCTCCTGGCTGTACTCCGAGCATGGCGTCAATTTCGTAAAACGGATGCAGGAACTGATGCGGGAAAAAGAGGAACTGAGCGTCGTATTTGACCAGGCGGGCACGCCCACCTATGCCGGCGACCTCGCCACCGCCATTCTGGACATCCTGCAATACAAGGCAGATCATCCACAGGATGAACTGGGCGGCGTGTACCACTACAGTAATGAAGGCGTTACCAGCTGGTATGACTTCGCGGTTACGATCAAGGAACTCACCGCCGCCACCACCAGGGTGCTGCCCGTGACTTCTGACAAGTACAAGACAGCCGCTGCGAGACCAGCCTACAGCGTACTGAATAAAGAAAAAATCAAAAACACCTTCGGCATACAGGTCCCCTACTGGCGTGACAGCCTGGTGAAATGCCTCCGGCAGATGTAAATAAAGAACGGCCTTGTAGTGATACAAGGCCGTTCTTTATTTATGAATTTTTTTATCTGGTTATTTTTTGAAACTGGTGATCATCGTTGATCCGGCTTCTTTTCCTTCCCTGTAAGATATCGTTTTCACTACCCCGAATCCCGGTGCAAACCATTCCGTAGCGGTGAGTTCCATCGGAACGCTGTTGCCCAGCATCTGCATTTTAAACGACAGGTTATAACTGATTTTGAAACAGTTCCAGCTGCCCGCCGGTGTGGTGATCTTCTCTTTGCCCATTACTTTCCGGTTGTTCACGGTATAGGCCACGCCTACTTCCATGCCGCCCATATTACCGGCCATTTCAAATGTACCGCCCTTTAGTTCCTGTCCCGCCTGCATGTTTGCCGGATAGTTGAGAAAGACATTGGTGGTTTTGGCCTCCATCTTCAGGTCTTTCAACTGTGACAGGGAAGGCATACCTACCTTCATATCTATGGCCACCCCGTCGCCGGTGCATTTGAAGCTGCCCTGGCTGGTGGTGATCATATTGTCGGATTTGTCGAACACCGTCGCCGTAAAGTCGGAGGCCGTACCCGTTGCCTCTTTGCGTACATTGCTCACCTTATAAAGGGTTTTACCGATCGGCGCATTGCTGCCGTCAAACACCGTCATTTCCACCTGCGCGTTGTTCAGCAGGTAATAATAACCGCCGCAATCCTGCGCAGAAAGAGAACCGGCCACGAGTAACAGCAGGATAAGACACCATCCTTTTTTCATATCAAATAAATTTTGCAGATAATATATAACAAGATGACTGAATATGATTGTGATCAACCGGCTACCGGCTTCGGTTAAAAATACGGCATTTCTGTAACCTGCCGAAAAAACAGTCCTTTACACCTTATCTCCCCTGTTCCCACATTTTTGTGTAGGTTTGCAAAAATTGTTATTGAATCATGAATCTGATAGAAGAACTGCGCTGGCGGGGTATGCTACAGGATATGATGCCTGGCACTGAAGAGCAACTGCAAAAGGAAATGACCACTGCTTACATTGGTTTTGATCCTACTGCAGAGTCATTGCACATCGGCAGCCTGGTACCCATCCTGCTGCTGGTGCACCTGCAAAAGGCAGGACATAAGCCCCTGGCGTTAGTAGGCGGCGCTACCGGTATGGTGGGCGACCCCTCATTCAAGGCAGAAGAAAGGAAAATGCTCGACGACGAAACCCTCCGGAGAAATGTGGAAGGTATCCGTAAACAACTCGAGCGCTTCCTGGATTTCGATCCTGCCAAACCTCATGCGGCGGAAATGGTGAATAACTACGACTGGTTTCAGCACATTTCCTTCCTCGACTTTATCCGCGATACGGGTAAGCACATCACTGTTAACTATATGATGGCCAAAGATTCTGTGAAAAAAAGAATCGAAGGCGATAACGGGATGTCTTTCACCGAATTTACCTATCAGCTCATCCAGGGATACGACTTCTTTCATCTGTATACCGCCAAAAACTGCAAACTGCAGATGGGCGGCTCCGACCAATGGGGCAATATCGTTACCGGCACAGAACTGATCCGCCGCAAAGTGCAAGGCCAGGCTTTCGCCTTTACCTGCCCGCTGATCAAAAAAGCAGACGGCACCAAATTCGGTAAAACCGAACAAGGCACCGTATGGCTGGACCCGAAAAGGACTTCGCCCTATGCGTTCTACCAGTTCTGGCTGAGGACTACTGACGTAGACGCAGAAAGCTATATCAAAATTTTCACCTTCCTGGAGAAAGCAGAGATAGATGCTCTTATTGAAGAACACCGCCAGGATACCGGCAAACGCGTTTTACAAAAAAGGCTGGCGCAGGAGGTAACTACTTTCATCCATGGCGAAGAAGCCTATAATAACGCGGTGGAAGCATCTTCCATCCTCT encodes:
- a CDS encoding TapB family protein, with protein sequence MKKGWCLILLLLVAGSLSAQDCGGYYYLLNNAQVEMTVFDGSNAPIGKTLYKVSNVRKEATGTASDFTATVFDKSDNMITTSQGSFKCTGDGVAIDMKVGMPSLSQLKDLKMEAKTTNVFLNYPANMQAGQELKGGTFEMAGNMGGMEVGVAYTVNNRKVMGKEKITTPAGSWNCFKISYNLSFKMQMLGNSVPMELTATEWFAPGFGVVKTISYREGKEAGSTMITSFKK
- the rfbB gene encoding dTDP-glucose 4,6-dehydratase: MKRSILITGGAGFIGSHVVRLFVTKYPDYQIVNLDALTYAGNLENLLDVKDLPNYIFEKGDITDEAFIDQLFGKYQFDGVIHLAAESHVDRSIMDPLAFIKTNVLGTAVLLNIARKYWKDNMENKLFYHVSTDEVYGSLGEEGLFHETTAYDPRSPYSASKASSDHFVMAYYHTYHLPAIISNCSNNYGSHHFPEKLIPLAIHNIKNNKPVPVYGKGENVRDWLYVNDHARAIDTIFHKGRIGETYNIGGFNEWKNIDLIQLLCRIMDKKLGRPEGTSAQLITYVKDRAGHDLRYAIDATKLNKELGWEPSLQFEEGLEKTVDWYLANEEWLQHVTSGNYQKYYQEQYQKR
- the rfbC gene encoding dTDP-4-dehydrorhamnose 3,5-epimerase, with the protein product MPFTETGFPGLIIYEPPVFGDHRGYFFESYNANTFLAAGLEYNFVQDNQARSTYGVLRGLHYQLEPHAQTKLIRVLEGSIMDAVVDLRTGSPTYGKSYAIELSAANKLQLLVPKGFAHGYAVISDTAEVMYKCDNFYHKSSEGGIIYNDPALNINWGIDLEKALVSEKDLLLPKLADVTHNFVF
- a CDS encoding UDP-glucuronic acid decarboxylase family protein is translated as MEKKRILIAGAAGFLGSHLCDRFIKEGFHVIAMDNLLTGNIKNIEHLFPLQDFEYYHHDVTKFVHVPGKLDYILNFASPASPIDYLKMPIQTLKVGSLGTHNLLGLAKEKKARILVASTSEVYGDPNVHPQTEEYWGNVNPVGPRGVYDEAKRFLESITMAYHNFHGVETRIVRIFNTYGPRMRLNDGRALPAFMSQALSGQDLTVFGDGKQTRSFCYVDDLIEGIYRLLLSDYHLPVNIGNPEEITLNQFAEEIIALTGSKQKIVYHPLPKDDPKQRQPDITKARTLLGWEPKVGRQEGLKITFEYFKQALLK
- the tyrS gene encoding tyrosine--tRNA ligase, with product MNLIEELRWRGMLQDMMPGTEEQLQKEMTTAYIGFDPTAESLHIGSLVPILLLVHLQKAGHKPLALVGGATGMVGDPSFKAEERKMLDDETLRRNVEGIRKQLERFLDFDPAKPHAAEMVNNYDWFQHISFLDFIRDTGKHITVNYMMAKDSVKKRIEGDNGMSFTEFTYQLIQGYDFFHLYTAKNCKLQMGGSDQWGNIVTGTELIRRKVQGQAFAFTCPLIKKADGTKFGKTEQGTVWLDPKRTSPYAFYQFWLRTTDVDAESYIKIFTFLEKAEIDALIEEHRQDTGKRVLQKRLAQEVTTFIHGEEAYNNAVEASSILYNKNTAEALLALSEEDLMDVTSELPQHEIAKADLEAGKDIVSFLAETGIFPSKGEARKTVQGGGVSVNKVKVPGIEMVVNTTSLLRDKYILLQKGKNYFLVKAV
- a CDS encoding DegT/DnrJ/EryC1/StrS family aminotransferase produces the protein MVPIQMVDLKRQYTKIKPQVDAAIQEVLESAAFINGGAVQKFAEELQQYLDIKHVIPCANGTDALQIAMMALDLQPGDEVITPSFTFIATAEVIALLQLKPVFVDVDPQTYCLDVAAVEKAITPKTKAIVPVHLYGHVADMEPLMAVAAKHNLYVIEDNAQAIGGNYTFADGSVKKAGTIGHIGCTSFFPSKNLGCYGDGGALFTNDDALAAKIRMVANHGQSARYYHDVVGVNSRLDSVQAAVLRIKLPLLDEYINARRAVADAYDAAFADMPQVTTPYRAPNSYHVFHQYTLQLNGADRNKLQEYLATKQVPAMIYYPVPAHRQKMFEHFGGAAFDLPVTDNLTTRVISLPIHTEMDKDQLDHIIHSIKSFLNNSPA
- the rfbD gene encoding dTDP-4-dehydrorhamnose reductase, whose translation is MKNILVTGGHGQLGQSLKKAAEAYPQFHLHFTDAGELDITDTESIAAWFSTHQADACINCAAYTAVDKAESDEDNAFLLNFQAVLALAEACARHNTQLIHISTDYVFSGKQNVPYTETDDTDPQSIYGASKLRGEAAATGYNPDTIVVRTSWLYSEHGVNFVKRMQELMREKEELSVVFDQAGTPTYAGDLATAILDILQYKADHPQDELGGVYHYSNEGVTSWYDFAVTIKELTAATTRVLPVTSDKYKTAAARPAYSVLNKEKIKNTFGIQVPYWRDSLVKCLRQM
- a CDS encoding UDP-glucose dehydrogenase family protein; protein product: MKITVVGTGYVGLVTGTCFAETGNDVTCVDIDVNKVTKLSSGQITIYEPGLEKLFERNLKEERLFFTTSLEEGIRDAEVIFLALPTPPGADGAADLSFVLKVAEQLGKLMTDYKVIVDKSTVPVGTAEKVTAAIAKNCKSPFDVVSNPEFLREGVAVDDFMKPDRVVIGTNSERARKVMGELYAPFVRQGNPIIYMDEKSAELTKYAANSFLATKISFMNEIAVLCEKLGADVDMVRRGIGSDDRIGKRFLFPGIGYGGSCFPKDVQALVKSSEDVNYDFRILNAVMDVNEKQKLFLLPKIKAYFNDDLKGKHFALWGLAFKPNTDDIREAPALYIIDALLAAGATITVFDPEAMENVKQIVGDKITYAEHQYTCLEQADALIIATEWSVFRTPDFHKISAALKHKAIFDGRNLFEVARMREMGYHYESVGRAAIA